The sequence ATGCTCCATTCCTCCCTCAGCACCATTCCTAATCATTAGTGGGCATGTGATCCCCCAGAGCTTGGAGGAACCgttcccccaccccctcctctgtGTCCATGCCTGCCGTCTTTCCCATGTCCCAGAATGCAGTGTGCACTTCCACAGCCCTCGTCATCTCCCTCACTTTCAGAGGAGGACTCCCCAAACTGTTTGGGCTTCTCGTAGACGCAGCAACCTGGGGGAGGGGTCAAGAATACTCAGTCATCAGCCACCAATAACATCTAGAACTGCAGCATGCACAGGCCTGTGTAAATAACATCACCCCCAGGTATCTATCGCAGAGAGCCAGCTGGGACGATGACAGAACAGGTGACTGCATCTGAACAGTCGGGAAACAGGTGGGAAATGGACACTCACACTTGGAGGACCTCCTTCCCAGATGCTCGTTGTCCACTGTGTCACTGGACCACTCCACCTTCTTGTCAGTCTTTCTCTTCCTCAGCTTGATGGTCAGGCTACGTCCCTCCTGAGACACGCAGAGAGGAGTCTGTTTTTGAGATTCACCTTCATACACATAACAGGCATTGGGTGTTTCTCTTGTCAACAGGGCCCTGTAGCCAGTCGACATCATATTTACGTGTACTACTGGTCATGTACTAAACTTGG comes from Oncorhynchus gorbuscha isolate QuinsamMale2020 ecotype Even-year linkage group LG24, OgorEven_v1.0, whole genome shotgun sequence and encodes:
- the ppp1r11 gene encoding E3 ubiquitin-protein ligase PPP1R11, coding for MAEAPGTSSETITETVQVDTPPPPQQEGRSLTIKLRKRKTDKKVEWSSDTVDNEHLGRRSSKCCCVYEKPKQFGESSSESEGDDEGCGSAHCILGHGKDGRHGHRGGGGGTVPPSSGGSHAH